In the Gemmatimonadaceae bacterium genome, CAACGCGCGGAAACGTCGTTCGCCAAGCTGCGCTGCGTATCTCTCTACTCGATCAGCACCGAGAGTTCGGATCGGCAACCACTGTGTGGGAGGCAGCGGCCGGCGGACTGGCGGATTTGCTCGCCCTCGAGCAATCACTGCTGGAGCAAGCGCATGCATTGAGTGAAGACGCCTCTGAAGAAGCGTTGTCGCGCTACGGTCATGATCTCGAGCGCTTCGAGCGCGGAGGTGGTTATGAGGCGACGGCGCGCATCGATTCGGTATTGCACGGACTTGGCTTTGAGCCACAGCAATCGCGGGCCACTCCGGTCTCACAGCTGAGCGGCGGGGAACGGGGACGACTAGGTCTTGCTCGTGAGCTGGTGCGCGGCGGCGACATTCTACTTCTCGACGAGCCAACGAATCACCTCGATCTCGAGACCACGCGCTGGCTGGAGCAATTCCTTCGGGACTCCCCGATGACAGTGCTCCTCATCAGCCATGATCGCGCTTTCCTTCAGAACGTTGCCGATCACGTATTGCATTTCGAGGGTGGAACCGCGACGGCGTACGTTGGTGGGTATGCGTCGTTCATCACTCAGCGAGACGAGCGGCGCCTCACTCAGCAGCGGGCATTCGACAAACAGCAGAAGAGCATCTCTCACGAGCAAGATTACATCGCCAGGAACATCGCTGGACAGAACAGCAAGCAGGCAAAGGGCCGTCGCACGCGGCTGGCGCGCTTGCCCCGGCTCAGCACGCCCGCGTCCGACGACGACGCGATGGCGATCCGGTTTGATGTTGGGCAACGAGGCGGCGACCGCGTGGCGATGGCGGAGCAGGCCGCGATCGCGGTCACCGACGCGGGGAGTGGCATTAGGCGCACGCTTATCGAAGGCTTTACGGGATCATTACGTCGTGGTGAGGTGCTGGGACTGCTCGGTCCGAACGGCGCCGGGAAGTCGACGTTTTTGAAAGCACTCGTTGGTCAGCAGCCCGTCGAATCGGGGGAGCTTCGACTCGGCAGCGGCATTGATGTGGGATACTATCGCCAGGATTTGTCGCAGGTGCCGATGGAGAAAACGCTCTACGATATCATCGCCGAGCTACGCCCATACTGGGAACGCCGCTTGGTCCAGGGGCATCTGGGACGCTTCGGGTTCTCGGGTGACGAGGTGCAACGTCGTCCGGAAACGCTTTCGGGCGGCGAGCGCGCGCGTGTCGCGTTGGCGATGTTGATGCTCTCGCGTTCGAACTTGCTCATTCTCGACGAACCGACGAACCACCTCGATGTCGAATCGATTGAAGCGCTCGAGGATGCTTTCGAACGCTACGATGGCACGGTGATTCTGGTGAGCCACGATCGCGAGCTGCTTCGCGGCTTGACGGAGAAACTCTGGGTCCTGCACGAGCGGCACATCACCGAGTTCGACGGAGGGTTCGCCGAGTGGGAATCGGTCAGCGCGGAACGAGAGCACGCCGCGTCAGTGCGGGCAAGCGAAGAGGCGGCCTTACGCCGTGTGCATGAACGACAGCGCCTCGAACGCTCGCGACGAACAGACACCGGAACGCGCACGTCGCGCGACGTCGCGCGCGAGCTCCGCCGAGCGCAGCGCGATGTCAGCGAGATCGAGCAGCGCATCGCGGTTCTCGAGAAGGAAATTGCAACTCTCGGCGCGCAGCTCGAAGACCCACAGCTTTATATCCAAGCCAAAGGGTTGAGCCAGGCAAAGACGCTTGGCTCACAGCTGGAGCAGGCCAAGCGAGAGCTGGACAGAGCCCTTGAGCGATGGGGCGCCGCGACGGGCGAGGTCGAAGAACTGAATCGCGAGCTCACTGCAACCGAAACCTGACGCGGCGACGGGTGCGTACGAGGGCATGATGCTCGGACCCTTGCTTCTTCTTCAATTGGCTGTTGTTGCGCCGCACCCGGAATCGACCTACAGCACGACAGCGCTCGCGTCCTTCATTGCCGAAGCTGCGGCGAAGAACCGCGTTCCGCCGCCAGCGCTACGCGGCTATCGCGCTCGTGTGGAATCGGAGCTTTCGCTCATCGTGCGTGACACGCTCGGTCGAGAGCGGGCGGCGCAGGTGGAGCAGTTCGCGATGAACGCGACATGGGACCGAGGTCAGCGCTATGATCTCCGCGTCGTTGGCTACCGCTCGGAGTCGGTCGGGGTTCCCTACTCCGCAATGTCGTTCGCCCGTAGCTGGACGATTCCGTACCTCTATGGCGACCGCTTGACGTTAGGCGTCGACTTCTCAACTAGCGGATCGCGGCAAAGACCTGACACAGCGGGCAGAAAGCGACAGCATGACCGAGCGGGCGACACTTTACACGCCGTTCATCCTTTGGCCCTCGATCGCGAGCGGTACTACCGCTACTCCGGCGGTGATACGATCGCGCTGCTGCGATCGCGGGAGAGGACGATACCGATCGTCCGCGTACACGTGAGACCCGTCTTCGATTCAGCTGCGCGAGAGACGAGAATCGCCGCGTTCGAGGGAGAGATCGACTTCGACGCCGTGCGATTTCAGATCGTGCGCATGCGCGGGCAGTTCGTCGCGACGCCAGGTCCAACGCGCTCGCGGCCATTCCTCGCGCGGCTCCCGGGCATCGTGGCCGTCGCCTACGTGGAGTACGTGAACGCCGA is a window encoding:
- a CDS encoding ABC-F family ATP-binding cassette domain-containing protein, producing the protein MTQIQVSNVAVEFGATMLFRDVTFTVSAGERWGILGRNGTGKTTLFLLITGEIQPTRGNVVRQAALRISLLDQHREFGSATTVWEAAAGGLADLLALEQSLLEQAHALSEDASEEALSRYGHDLERFERGGGYEATARIDSVLHGLGFEPQQSRATPVSQLSGGERGRLGLARELVRGGDILLLDEPTNHLDLETTRWLEQFLRDSPMTVLLISHDRAFLQNVADHVLHFEGGTATAYVGGYASFITQRDERRLTQQRAFDKQQKSISHEQDYIARNIAGQNSKQAKGRRTRLARLPRLSTPASDDDAMAIRFDVGQRGGDRVAMAEQAAIAVTDAGSGIRRTLIEGFTGSLRRGEVLGLLGPNGAGKSTFLKALVGQQPVESGELRLGSGIDVGYYRQDLSQVPMEKTLYDIIAELRPYWERRLVQGHLGRFGFSGDEVQRRPETLSGGERARVALAMLMLSRSNLLILDEPTNHLDVESIEALEDAFERYDGTVILVSHDRELLRGLTEKLWVLHERHITEFDGGFAEWESVSAEREHAASVRASEEAALRRVHERQRLERSRRTDTGTRTSRDVARELRRAQRDVSEIEQRIAVLEKEIATLGAQLEDPQLYIQAKGLSQAKTLGSQLEQAKRELDRALERWGAATGEVEELNRELTATET